In Phycisphaerae bacterium, one genomic interval encodes:
- a CDS encoding TrbC/VirB2 family protein, which translates to MHRRVSASRRLNAIFTAAITLLFVTAPAHANTSGGGSGLPWESALQKLVVSFTGPVMQGVLVLAIVALGFAVMWSEGPVLRRAFGLLLGGAIAAAAVSIALTLFGVSGATF; encoded by the coding sequence ATGCATCGACGAGTATCAGCCTCGCGGCGACTGAACGCCATCTTCACGGCGGCAATCACTCTGTTGTTCGTCACGGCGCCAGCCCATGCCAACACGAGCGGTGGTGGCAGCGGTCTGCCCTGGGAGAGCGCTCTCCAGAAGCTTGTGGTGAGCTTCACCGGGCCGGTGATGCAGGGCGTGCTCGTCTTGGCCATCGTGGCCCTCGGATTCGCCGTGATGTGGTCCGAAGGCCCGGTCCTGCGCCGCGCGTTCGGCCTGCTTCTCGGCGGGGCCATCGCCGCGGCTGCGGTGAGTATAGCGTTGACGTTGTTCGGAGTATCCGGAGCCACGTTCTGA
- a CDS encoding VirB3 family type IV secretion system protein, with protein sequence MTADKHIEGYELPLYLAATQPPLFFGLPRELGILALVITLVIILGLRMWWLGIVSGLALYSLCAALTRRDAYWLPVFQAHLKQPTFLDW encoded by the coding sequence ATGACCGCCGACAAGCATATCGAGGGATACGAACTGCCATTGTACCTGGCCGCTACTCAGCCGCCCCTGTTTTTCGGGTTGCCACGCGAGTTGGGAATCCTGGCACTGGTCATCACGCTTGTGATTATCTTGGGACTTCGCATGTGGTGGCTGGGGATTGTTTCGGGCCTTGCGCTCTATTCTCTCTGCGCCGCGCTGACTCGCCGCGACGCGTATTGGCTGCCCGTGTTCCAAGCCCACTTGAAGCAACCCACGTTCCTCGATTGGTAA
- a CDS encoding conjugal transfer protein TrbE (type IV secretion system VirB4 family), with protein sequence MLNLREYRRHPQRLSDHLPWAALINSGVMLNKDGSLQTTIRFRGPDVDSVTPHERMALRARMNNALRRLGSGWCVHIEAARRRAQDAEPGSFPHPIAQRIEDERQSTLAASPGFESTHFLTFTYLPPEDRVRRATDALITSPGDRQEQGDSFYRRQAEFFERQVTQILNILTTFMPEVHRLDDNETLSYLHDCVSERRVSVRSPETPSYLDEFLTDSALTGGLSPSLGRHFLKTVSIRAFVDKTIPCLLDGLNHLPIEYRWCARYLPMNKDAAERELKRLRRHWFARRKDVVTLLKEFITKTESELTDTDALNKSQELTEALEALGADCCSFGHFTLTVTTWDEDERAAERNAQAIQRVCDGVGLVSKVEDFNAVQAWLGSLPGHAYADVRRPILSSLSLCDLIPLSSVWSGEARNEHLDGPPLAVVHTTGSTPFRLNLHQGDVGHAMVVGPTGSGKSTLLCFLAGQFLRYPGAQVFFFDKGRSCQPMTLAMGGQFYDLSADAPTISFQPLGTLDADGELTWAHGWLIDVLTVEGMTMTPALKEQLWSALSNMATAMTVPHRTLTTLTAQVQSDALRQALRSYTLEGPYGNLLDADHDSLSDSTWQSFEMEGLMHSPALVPVLTNIFHRLERRFGAMYQSTQTGQEAPRPTLLILDEAWLFLGNSTFAAKIREWLKTLRKKNVAVLFATQSLADIAGSPIAAAIMESCPTRIFLPNASAMEPSTRDLYRSFGLNDRQIAILGSAIPKRDYYYQSPVGNRLFQLGLGKVALAFCGGGAPGVLAAVPRLIEQHGAEGFASAYLDEFGTKQPAVGEQSNG encoded by the coding sequence ATGTTGAACCTTCGCGAATATCGGCGCCATCCGCAACGACTGTCCGACCATCTGCCGTGGGCGGCGCTCATCAACTCGGGCGTCATGCTCAACAAGGACGGGAGCCTCCAGACCACGATCCGGTTCCGTGGCCCGGACGTGGACAGCGTGACGCCCCACGAGCGCATGGCGTTGCGGGCGCGGATGAACAACGCGCTCCGCCGCCTCGGCTCCGGCTGGTGTGTACACATCGAAGCCGCGCGGCGACGTGCCCAGGACGCCGAACCCGGCTCGTTTCCACATCCGATCGCCCAGCGAATCGAAGACGAACGTCAATCGACACTGGCGGCTTCACCCGGATTCGAGTCGACGCACTTTCTTACCTTCACGTACCTGCCACCGGAAGACCGGGTCCGCCGTGCCACCGATGCTTTGATCACCTCACCCGGCGATCGCCAGGAACAAGGCGACTCGTTCTATCGCCGTCAAGCGGAGTTCTTTGAACGGCAGGTGACGCAGATCCTGAACATCCTGACCACGTTCATGCCCGAGGTCCACCGTCTCGACGACAACGAAACACTGAGCTACCTGCACGATTGTGTTTCAGAGCGTCGCGTGTCCGTGCGGTCTCCGGAGACGCCATCCTACCTCGATGAATTCCTGACCGACTCCGCGCTGACCGGCGGATTGAGTCCAAGTCTTGGCCGGCACTTCCTGAAGACCGTGTCCATCCGCGCTTTCGTGGACAAGACCATCCCGTGCCTGCTCGACGGTCTAAATCACCTGCCCATCGAGTACCGGTGGTGTGCCCGCTACCTGCCCATGAACAAGGACGCCGCCGAACGAGAACTCAAACGGCTCCGCCGCCATTGGTTCGCCCGTCGCAAGGACGTGGTCACGCTGCTCAAGGAATTCATCACCAAGACCGAGAGCGAACTGACCGACACCGACGCGCTCAACAAATCTCAGGAGCTTACCGAAGCCCTCGAAGCGCTCGGAGCCGACTGCTGCTCGTTCGGACACTTCACGCTGACTGTCACCACGTGGGACGAAGACGAGCGAGCGGCCGAGAGAAACGCTCAGGCGATTCAACGGGTGTGCGACGGCGTCGGGCTGGTGTCCAAGGTGGAGGATTTCAACGCGGTCCAGGCGTGGCTCGGCAGCCTGCCCGGCCATGCGTACGCGGATGTTCGCCGTCCAATCCTGTCGTCACTGAGTCTCTGCGACCTGATCCCGCTCTCCAGTGTCTGGTCGGGCGAGGCGCGCAACGAACATCTGGACGGCCCGCCGCTGGCCGTGGTGCACACCACCGGCTCGACGCCATTTCGGCTGAACCTGCACCAGGGTGACGTGGGTCATGCGATGGTGGTCGGACCGACAGGCAGCGGTAAGTCCACGCTGTTGTGCTTTCTGGCCGGTCAGTTTTTGCGTTATCCGGGTGCTCAAGTGTTCTTCTTCGACAAGGGAAGAAGCTGTCAGCCCATGACGCTGGCGATGGGCGGCCAATTCTATGACCTGTCCGCCGACGCCCCCACGATCAGCTTCCAACCGTTGGGGACCCTCGACGCCGATGGCGAACTGACCTGGGCCCACGGCTGGCTCATCGACGTGCTGACCGTCGAGGGCATGACGATGACGCCGGCACTCAAGGAGCAGCTCTGGTCGGCGCTGTCCAACATGGCCACGGCGATGACGGTCCCTCACCGCACGCTGACCACGCTGACGGCCCAGGTGCAAAGCGACGCCCTCCGCCAGGCGTTACGCAGTTACACACTCGAAGGCCCCTACGGCAACCTCCTCGACGCCGATCACGACTCTCTTAGCGACAGCACGTGGCAGTCGTTTGAGATGGAAGGCTTGATGCACAGTCCGGCCCTCGTGCCGGTGCTTACCAACATCTTTCACCGGCTCGAACGGCGTTTTGGAGCCATGTACCAGAGTACTCAAACGGGACAGGAAGCGCCTCGACCGACCTTGCTCATCCTCGACGAGGCATGGCTCTTCCTGGGCAACTCGACCTTCGCCGCCAAAATCCGCGAGTGGCTCAAGACACTGCGAAAGAAGAACGTCGCCGTCCTCTTCGCTACCCAGAGCCTTGCGGACATCGCCGGCTCGCCCATCGCCGCGGCCATCATGGAGAGCTGCCCCACGCGGATATTCCTCCCAAACGCCAGCGCCATGGAACCCAGCACGCGGGACCTCTACCGCTCCTTTGGGCTCAACGACCGCCAGATCGCCATTCTGGGAAGCGCGATACCCAAGCGTGATTACTACTACCAGAGCCCGGTGGGTAACCGGTTGTTCCAACTCGGGTTGGGCAAAGTAGCTCTGGCCTTCTGCGGGGGCGGCGCGCCCGGCGTACTGGCCGCCGTTCCCCGCCTGATTGAACAACACGGAGCGGAGGGTTTCGCCTCGGCCTACCTTGACGAGTTCGGCACCAAGCAACCCGCCGTCGGAGAACAAAGCAATGGCTGA
- the trbL gene encoding P-type conjugative transfer protein TrbL yields the protein MTAINETLQQYLDAIDSGFGLIGDDVSWLFNTLLILNIVIAGLFWAFSDDQVLVPIIRKALYVGIFAWIIQNWSQLADAFAHTFILLGAKAGGGRVHADILLNPGAIADRGLVTATPMMQAVSDLSGPVGFFENFPEILLLTLAALVVIVAFFFIAVQMVMAILTFKLGTLVAFVLLPFSLMTHTTFIAERPLGWVVTAGVRFMLLTLVVGLGESLFGRLQIDPQQVTVRVALDIALGTIVLLALALTASRLATDLATGTPRLGALDAGVALSGTVLAGALAARQSFNVVRHAASAAKLGAVKAASAMRSRTEEKPTAQSESPKIELPAVKPDKETP from the coding sequence ATGACCGCCATCAACGAAACGCTTCAACAGTATCTCGACGCCATCGACTCCGGCTTTGGGTTGATCGGCGACGACGTCTCCTGGCTGTTCAACACACTGTTGATTCTCAACATCGTGATCGCGGGCTTGTTCTGGGCGTTCAGCGATGATCAGGTCCTCGTCCCCATCATCCGCAAGGCGCTCTACGTCGGCATCTTCGCCTGGATTATCCAGAACTGGTCGCAGCTTGCCGACGCCTTTGCCCACACCTTCATACTCTTGGGAGCCAAAGCCGGTGGGGGCCGTGTACACGCCGACATTCTGCTCAACCCGGGTGCCATCGCCGACCGCGGCCTCGTAACCGCCACGCCGATGATGCAAGCCGTCAGCGACCTTTCCGGGCCGGTGGGTTTTTTTGAGAACTTTCCCGAGATCCTTCTTCTTACACTGGCCGCCCTGGTGGTTATTGTGGCGTTCTTCTTCATTGCCGTTCAAATGGTCATGGCCATCCTCACGTTCAAGCTCGGCACCTTGGTAGCCTTCGTACTTCTCCCTTTCAGCTTGATGACGCACACGACCTTCATCGCCGAACGGCCGCTCGGCTGGGTGGTCACCGCCGGGGTACGCTTCATGTTGCTCACCCTGGTCGTCGGCCTGGGCGAATCACTTTTCGGCCGACTGCAAATCGATCCCCAACAGGTCACCGTCCGCGTGGCGCTGGATATTGCCTTGGGAACCATTGTCCTGTTGGCCCTCGCTCTCACCGCCTCGCGGCTGGCGACCGATCTGGCCACGGGTACACCGCGGCTGGGAGCGCTGGACGCCGGCGTCGCCTTAAGCGGGACGGTGCTCGCCGGCGCCCTCGCCGCCAGACAGAGTTTCAATGTCGTGCGACACGCCGCTAGCGCCGCCAAGCTCGGCGCAGTGAAAGCCGCGTCGGCCATGCGATCACGCACCGAAGAAAAACCAACGGCGCAATCCGAGTCGCCGAAAATTGAACTTCCCGCCGTCAAGCCGGACAAGGAGACCCCATGA
- a CDS encoding conjugal transfer protein TrbF encodes MSTFKRQTSYGVRRDEPATLSPYDRARREWDNRIGTARVQALHWRVVAILSLVGVIALAAGLVHVSANKEVKTYVIELDGLKQPARITLLDQKYEPRSAQAGYFVGQVVTLVRTRPLDPVVVRENWKKAYGFLAAEAISTMNAYATADPPIGTVEGRPLARTVSISNVLQKSRRTYQVRWLETSYVGGVPQRPQSYTGLFEIEVMPPRDEAEVFRNPLGIYVVAFSWSKEFTDPVIADAGPIAPLPGIEHTEIDDESND; translated from the coding sequence ATGAGCACCTTCAAACGCCAGACCAGCTACGGCGTCCGGCGCGACGAACCCGCGACGCTGTCTCCGTACGACCGGGCCCGCCGCGAATGGGACAACCGCATCGGAACGGCCCGCGTTCAGGCCTTGCACTGGCGCGTCGTGGCCATTCTCTCGCTCGTTGGTGTCATCGCTCTGGCCGCGGGACTGGTGCACGTCAGCGCCAACAAGGAAGTCAAAACCTACGTCATCGAACTCGACGGCCTCAAGCAGCCTGCCCGCATCACATTGCTGGACCAAAAGTACGAGCCTAGATCGGCCCAGGCCGGCTACTTCGTGGGTCAAGTGGTTACGCTCGTACGTACCAGACCACTCGATCCGGTCGTGGTGCGCGAGAACTGGAAGAAGGCCTACGGGTTCCTCGCTGCCGAGGCGATCAGCACCATGAACGCGTACGCGACGGCCGATCCGCCGATCGGCACCGTCGAGGGACGGCCGTTGGCCCGCACCGTGTCCATCAGCAATGTGCTTCAGAAGAGCCGTCGCACCTATCAGGTTCGGTGGCTGGAGACGAGCTACGTCGGCGGCGTCCCCCAACGGCCGCAGAGTTACACCGGCCTGTTTGAGATCGAGGTGATGCCACCGCGAGATGAGGCGGAGGTGTTCCGCAACCCGCTAGGCATCTACGTCGTCGCTTTCAGTTGGAGCAAGGAGTTCACCGACCCGGTGATCGCTGACGCCGGCCCCATCGCGCCACTGCCCGGCATCGAACATACGGAGATTGACGATGAATCGAACGACTAA
- a CDS encoding TrbG/VirB9 family P-type conjugative transfer protein: MNRTTKLLAITTVLCATAGCVLFSPRSPYDNVTPYRSPYAMELENANRPRPAALPAAAPVLTDQTSGEKPEIPLRRPLPTPAPSTSDPQVTAPPASEIIEGARNSATQHPSEKHFINAVQVYDFVPGAVYEVITAPGFVTMLYLRPGEELKHLAAGDTSRWLIDTVAAGDADSRVNGLSSDDHVSVAGRVSVLIKPRFPLLQTNLVIATNERIYLIDLRSQEQTYHSAVEWTYPSSPTVIHAESVSRERQPTARKNGVRNYLYSLKAPRGGLPPWAPQAVYDDGHRVYVEFDPSIDDHERPPLYLLDPDGMARMVNYRTESNYYVVDRLFDRAALRIGSQRVVIERVRPRPNAYKQYPRINYTRK; the protein is encoded by the coding sequence ATGAATCGAACGACTAAGTTACTTGCCATCACAACCGTGCTTTGCGCGACGGCAGGCTGCGTGCTTTTTTCACCGCGGTCGCCATACGACAACGTGACCCCGTACCGAAGCCCCTATGCCATGGAACTTGAGAACGCCAACAGGCCGCGTCCGGCCGCTTTGCCTGCGGCCGCGCCCGTTCTCACCGATCAAACGTCAGGCGAAAAGCCGGAGATTCCCCTGCGCCGTCCGCTTCCCACGCCGGCGCCCTCGACCTCAGATCCCCAAGTCACGGCGCCTCCGGCGTCGGAGATCATCGAGGGCGCTCGCAACAGTGCCACGCAGCACCCATCCGAAAAGCACTTCATCAACGCTGTACAGGTGTACGACTTCGTTCCGGGCGCCGTCTACGAAGTCATCACCGCCCCCGGATTCGTCACCATGCTCTATCTTCGACCAGGCGAAGAGTTGAAACACCTCGCCGCAGGAGACACCAGCCGCTGGTTGATCGACACCGTCGCCGCCGGCGATGCCGATTCCCGCGTCAACGGACTGTCATCAGACGATCACGTATCCGTCGCCGGACGCGTATCGGTGTTGATCAAGCCCCGATTCCCGCTCCTGCAAACCAATCTGGTCATCGCCACAAACGAGCGAATCTATCTCATCGATCTGAGAAGCCAGGAACAAACGTACCACTCGGCGGTCGAGTGGACGTATCCCAGCTCTCCGACGGTCATTCACGCTGAAAGCGTGTCACGCGAACGGCAACCCACGGCCCGCAAGAACGGGGTACGCAACTACCTCTATTCTTTGAAAGCGCCGCGCGGCGGGCTTCCCCCGTGGGCTCCGCAGGCTGTCTACGACGATGGGCACCGTGTCTACGTGGAGTTCGACCCGTCCATCGACGATCACGAGCGGCCGCCCCTCTATCTACTCGACCCTGACGGAATGGCACGGATGGTCAACTACCGAACGGAATCGAACTACTACGTCGTCGATCGGCTCTTCGATCGTGCCGCTCTGCGCATCGGCAGCCAACGCGTGGTCATCGAGCGGGTTCGACCTCGACCCAACGCCTACAAGCAATATCCGCGAATCAACTACACGAGGAAGTAA
- a CDS encoding DUF2274 domain-containing protein produces MKTNIALPPFHITEVTRFTVEADHELTQNLRRYQAFYKEAYGATVTEAKLLREMARRFMANDPDFQGTGQKRRRTRRKPAVVPSQEPSNNGKLDLRGPAK; encoded by the coding sequence ATGAAAACGAACATCGCTCTGCCGCCGTTTCACATCACCGAGGTCACACGCTTTACGGTCGAGGCCGACCACGAGCTGACCCAGAACCTGCGCCGCTACCAGGCGTTCTACAAGGAAGCCTACGGCGCCACCGTCACCGAAGCTAAACTGCTCCGGGAGATGGCTCGCCGCTTCATGGCCAATGACCCGGATTTCCAGGGGACAGGGCAGAAGCGACGGCGAACGAGACGCAAACCGGCCGTAGTGCCGTCCCAAGAACCGAGCAACAACGGAAAGCTGGACCTTCGTGGACCGGCGAAATGA
- a CDS encoding helix-turn-helix domain-containing protein produces the protein MNDRSTESASIRHRAGGTSRVADSNATDLDATRVELADLMDPCSSAELAAVLGKSPKTIVDWCQERDYTLIPCFRLGNRWYHRKAELMRWLNGIKSGQVEFRRKPRNSAERR, from the coding sequence GTGAACGACCGATCAACGGAGTCGGCCTCGATCAGACACCGGGCAGGCGGAACATCGCGTGTTGCGGATTCAAACGCGACGGATCTGGACGCCACCCGCGTCGAACTCGCCGACCTGATGGATCCTTGCTCCTCTGCAGAACTCGCCGCCGTCCTCGGCAAGTCGCCCAAGACCATCGTGGACTGGTGCCAGGAGCGAGACTACACTTTGATCCCGTGCTTCAGGCTCGGCAACCGGTGGTACCACCGGAAGGCCGAGTTGATGCGCTGGTTGAACGGGATCAAGAGTGGTCAGGTCGAGTTTCGCCGTAAGCCTCGCAACTCCGCGGAAAGGAGATGA